A section of the Humulus lupulus chromosome 2, drHumLupu1.1, whole genome shotgun sequence genome encodes:
- the LOC133818820 gene encoding protein SHORT-ROOT-like, producing the protein MDITLFTDISAKQQTREYYFNSNTYTSNKHHDQLIIISTNNDETVLLDNIMQTTTTTSNHLPPLPPPPPSASTSLSPDSAFGAAAELWPSAAAGKWAPKLLKECAKAIFDKDSTKIHNLLWMLNELASPYGDCDQKLGSYFLQALFCKATDSGLRCYKTLTTVADKTRSFDCARRLILKFQEVSPWTTFGHVASNGAILEALDGEAKLHIIDISNTLCTQWPTLLEALATRNDETPKLKLTVVVTAAAAVATGGGGRLPMMKEISQRMEKFARLMGVPFELNVVSELSRLGELTREGLGIQDDEAVAVNCVGTLRRAEVEDREAAMRAFRSLKPRIVTVVEEEADFTATRNDFVGCFEECLRFYTLYFEMLEESFAATSNEKLMLERECSRGIVRVLACDDDQDQDQLLDHHDQDMDDPDPEEEDDQNKNNSNNSNDSNNNSIKNDRRRSATTATTTTWDCSERREKGKQWSDRLKRGSFSPVGYSDDVLDDVKALLKRYPSGWGLVHQPQAIGGGDQRQQEQPERQLLVYDDSSSTTASPGIYLTWKEEPVVWASAWKL; encoded by the coding sequence AACAAACTCGTGAGTACTATTTCAACTCAAACACCTATACCAGCAACAAGCACCATGATCAACTCATCATCATCAGCACCAACAATGATGAGACGGTGTTACTAGACAATATTATGCAAACCACCACCACTACAAGCAACCATCTTCCACCGCTGCCACCGCCGCCACCATCGGCCTCAACAAGCCTTTCTCCAGACTCAGCGTTCGGGGCGGCTGCCGAGCTATGGCCTTCGGCAGCAGCCGGTAAATGGGCTCCAAAGCTTCTCAAGGAGTGTGCCAAAGCGATCTTCGACAAGGATTCGACCAAAATCCACAACCTTCTTTGGATGTTGAACGAGTTGGCTTCCCCTTATGGTGATTGTGATCAGAAATTGGGGTCTTACTTCTTGCAGGCTCTCTTCTGCAAAGCCACGGACTCCGGCCTCCGCTGCTACAAGACGCTGACGACAGTCGCGGACAAGACCCGTTCTTTTGATTGTGCTAGAAGGTTAATTCTCAAGTTCCAGGAAGTGAGTCCATGGACCACCTTTGGACACGTGGCATCTAATGGAGCAATCTTGGAGGCCTTAGATGGAGAAGCCAAGCTTCACATAATCGACATAAGCAACACGCTTTGCACTCAATGGCCTACTCTCCTCGAAGCCTTGGCCACCCGGAACGACGAGACGCCGAAGTTGAAGCTCACCGTGGTGGTCACGGCAGCCGCTGCGGTAGCTACTGGTGGCGGTGGTCGATTACCAATGATGAAAGAGATAAGCCAGAGAATGGAGAAATTCGCGAGGCTTATGGGAGTTCCCTTCGAGTTAAACGTCGTGTCTGAGCTGAGTAGGTTAGGGGAGCTGACGAGAGAAGGGCTCGGAATTCAAGACGACGAAGCGGTGGCTGTGAACTGCGTGGGAACGCTGAGGAGAGCGGAGGTAGAGGATAGGGAGGCGGCGATGAGGGCTTTCCGTTCCCTGAAGCCGCGGATCGTCACGGTTGTTGAAGAGGAAGCGGATTTCACAGCCACGAGAAACGACTTCGTTGGTTGTTTTGAGGAGTGCCTTAGATTCTACACTCTTTACTTTGAGATGCTCGAAGAGAGCTTCGCTGCGACGAGCAACGAGAAGCTGATGTTGGAAAGAGAATGCTCAAGAGGTATCGTTAGGGTTTTGGCATGTGATGATGATCAAGATCAAGATCAATTATTAGATCATCATGATCAAGACATGGATGATCCTGATCCTGAAGAAGAAGATGACCAAAACAAAAACAATAGTAATAACAGTAATGATAGTAACAACAACAGCATTAAGAATGATAGGAGAAGGAgcgctactactgctactactactacgtgGGATTGCAGCGAAAGGAGAGAGAAGGGGAAGCAATGGAGTGATAGGCTGAAACGGGGGTCGTTTTCGCCGGTTGGGTACAGCGATGACGTTTTGGACGATGTCAAGGCTTTGCTGAAGAGATACCCATCTGGGTGGGGACTTGTTCATCAACCTCAAGCTATTGGAGGAGGCGATCAACGACAGCAAGAACAGCCAGAACGGCAGTTATTAGTGTATGATGATTCTTCCTCTACAACCGCTTCTCCTGGGATTTACTTAACATGGAAAGAGGAGCCTGTAGTTTGGGCTTCTGCATGGAAACTCTAA